A window of Nonomuraea angiospora genomic DNA:
TCATCGAGCGGCGCATCCGGGAGGAGTTCGGGTTCGCCGGCTCGCCGATCGAGGTCACGATGAAGATCCGGGAGAAGCGGGCCAAGAAGGACAAGTGACGCGCACGGCGCCCGGGGGAATGGTTTTGCCGTTCCCCCGGGCGCGGCCGTAGGATCTACGGCAACGCGTCGACGGAGACGAGTAGCCAGAGGTCCGCAGGGGTCGAGAGAGCCGCCGGTAGCTGCGAAGGCGGTCCCGTGCTCCGCTGGTGAAGACACTCCCGAGTGCGGGGAGGAAATGCCCCGCCGGTCTGACCCCCGTCATCGGGTCGTCGAGGCCGCCTCCGCTGAGGCGGCGAAAGTGCGGTGGCACCGGGAGCTCCCTTCTCCCCCGCACTCCCAAGGGGTCATGCAATTCCTCGTGAGGAGCTGTAATGATCTCTCGTGTCATGTCGGCGGAGCTCGCTGAGCACGCCGGCCAACGAGTGACGATCGCCGGCTGGGTCCATCGCCGCCGGCAGCTGAAATCCGTGTCCTTCCTCGTCGTCAGGGACCGTACCGGCCTGGCCCAGGTGGTCGCCGCGAGCGACCTGCCCGGCGAGGAGAGCGTCGTCGAGGTCACCGGCACCGTGACCGCCAGCCCGCAGGCGCCGGGAGGCGTCGAGCTGGTGGAGCCGGAGATCGAGGTGCTGTCGGAGCCGTGCGCGGCGCCGCCGTTCGACCTGTACCGGCCGGTGGTGCCGGCCGGGCTGCCGACGATCCTCGACCACGCGCCGGTCGCGCTGCGGCATCCGCTGCTCGGCGCGCCGCTGGAGATCTCGGCCGCGAGCGTGGCGGGCTTCCGCGAGACGCTCGACGGGCTCGGGTTCACCGAGATCCACACGCCGAAGATCGTCGCCTCGGCCACCGAGTCGGGCGCGAACGTCTTCGGCATCGACTACTTCGGCAGGCGCGCCTACCTGGCCCAGTCGCCGCAGTTCTACAAGCAGGCGATGGTGGGGGTGTTCGAGCGGGTCTACGAGGTCGGCCCCGTCTTCCGCGCCGAGCCGCACGACACCGTACGCCATCTGGCCCAGTACACCAGCCTCGACGCCGAGCTGGGCTTCGTCATGGACCACCGGGACGTGATGGCGGTGCTGCGGGAGGTGGTGGCGGGCATGCTGGAGTCGGTACGGCGCCGCGCCCCGTCCGCCGTCGAACGCGCCGGGGCAATCCTGCCCGAGGTGCCCGCCGAGATCCCGGCCATCCACTTCACCGAGGCGCAGGAGCTGACCGGCTCGGCCGAGCCGGACCTGTCGCCCGCGCAGGAGCGGTGGCTGTGCGAGTGGGCGGCGAAGGAGCACGGGTCGGAGTTCCTGTTCGTCACCGGCTACCCGATGTCCAAGCGGCCCTTCTACACCCACCCGGACCCCGCGCGGCCCGGGCACTCCAACGGGTTCGACCTGCTCTTCCGGGGCTTGGAGCTGGTCACCGGCGGGCAGCGGCTGCACAGGTACCCGGACTACGTGGCCGCGCTGGCCGCCCGGGGCGAGGGCACGGAGCCGTACGAGGGGTACTTGCAGGCGTTCCGGTACGGGATGCCGCCGCACGGCGGGTTCGCGCTCGGGCTGGAAC
This region includes:
- the aspS gene encoding aspartate--tRNA(Asn) ligase, coding for MISRVMSAELAEHAGQRVTIAGWVHRRRQLKSVSFLVVRDRTGLAQVVAASDLPGEESVVEVTGTVTASPQAPGGVELVEPEIEVLSEPCAAPPFDLYRPVVPAGLPTILDHAPVALRHPLLGAPLEISAASVAGFRETLDGLGFTEIHTPKIVASATESGANVFGIDYFGRRAYLAQSPQFYKQAMVGVFERVYEVGPVFRAEPHDTVRHLAQYTSLDAELGFVMDHRDVMAVLREVVAGMLESVRRRAPSAVERAGAILPEVPAEIPAIHFTEAQELTGSAEPDLSPAQERWLCEWAAKEHGSEFLFVTGYPMSKRPFYTHPDPARPGHSNGFDLLFRGLELVTGGQRLHRYPDYVAALAARGEGTEPYEGYLQAFRYGMPPHGGFALGLERWTARLTGAANIRQTTAFPRDLHRLSP